Below is a genomic region from Cloeon dipterum chromosome 2, ieCloDipt1.1, whole genome shotgun sequence.
CTACGCAGCTTCACAATTTGATTgaaccataaaaaataataaaacctttCTCGTTATTCGCGATTTTGAATATCTctgtaaagaataaataattgtttggcGCAGTTGAGAGGAGAACAGGTGCGGATTGGCGATCTGGCGGGCGATCGAAAGCACtatataattttggttttcgaaGCCGGCCGCGCGCGACAATCGCGGTGTCTGCGAGGCAGCTGCTCGCGACCTTCTGCCGCACGGGAAAAGAATCTCGGAGCGGCGAGGCACGCGAGCCGCGCTTAATGcgtaaacagaaaaaaaataaggtCTTTCCTCGGATCGACAGACGCGAACGGCAGGTGCGAGCCACAAAAAACGCGAGCAGCCtccaaaaaatgaattcctcTCCGCGTTTTCGTTGCACAACAATTCTCTTTTCAACCGCgggcacaaattaaaattgttgagcaTTAATTTCGCTTTCGGCCAGCAAAACCAGTTTTCTATTAATTacgaattttctcaaattaaaaataaaacgtggaATGTGGAGAACCGACTAAAACACCAATTCATTGTTAtaagatattttattgtttaaaattcaaagaaaaaataattgttgtggAAAAGTCGATTGTCGGACAGAGAATGGCGGAAATGCGGCTGTTGGCGATCGTGGCGGCGTTTCTGTACCTGGCAAAAGGGTGCCAGGGCATGGACTGCTTCAGGAGCGAGAGCAGCAACCTGATGTGCTTCGAGGAAAACGCGTGCAACTCGACCACGCTGCGGCTCGTCAGTGAGAACCGCCCAAATTCCGTCtcgaaaacaaattataattttttaaatcaggcaGCGGCAGCAGTGAACTGGAAGACAGGGCGTTTCTGCACTTTTACAACAAGCTGCGGCAGATGGTGGCCCTGGGGAAGGTGCCAGGTCACCCGCCGGCGAGGAACATGCTCCAGTTGGTGAGATTTGaattactgcgcatgcgcggAATGTGTCTAAACGATCGGCAGGTGTGGGTGAAGGAGTTTCAGCGCCACATGTTGCGTCTGGCGCAGCAGTGCATGGACCCTGCGGCGGTGCGCGCCGCCGCCAACAACATCCACGGCTTCAACTCAGTGCAAAACGACGCTCAGGTGGTCGCAGGGCTGTACGCGCATCCGCTCGAGCAGGACGACGCCATGCAGCCGCTCGACGACCTCATGGACGGCGTCTTCCGCCTCGCCGTCTGCGAAAATCGCTTCCCCTTGTCCGCCATCAGGTGTTTCGACCACGACCACTTCGCGAACGCCCACGACGACGCCTGGCTCTCCCACTGGGCCATGGTTCGCGTCTACCCTTCCGTCCCTCCCCTCTCTGTGTTTTTGGCTTCCCGAAACCTTTCCATCCCTCCCCTACTGgcgatttttctaattaatgcTTGCTTCAGCACTCTTTATAGCCTTTCTGGTACCTTTATCCCCTTCCCTTAACCCCTCTTCCAACAACTTGCTTCCCAGAACATCAGAAGTGTCCCTTCTGTCCCTCCCCTCTTTTGTTTTTGCCTCGCCCAAACCCTGCTGACGCTTTTCTCCGTAATTCTGCTTCTGAACTCATCCTAGCCCTTTATTTGAACTATCCTTCTGATACCTTTATCCCCTCCCCTTACCCCTCTACCCAAACCGCAATTCCCTGACCATCAGACGTGCCCCTTTCGTCTCTCCCCTCTTTGTTTTTGCCTCGAAACCTTCACCCCCTCCCTTACTAACGCTTTTATTCCACTCTTCCAAGCCCTTCTGGTACCTTTATCCCCTCCCCTTAACCCTTTTCCCGTTATCGCCCTCCCCTGACCCTGAGACGTGCCTCGCAGGTGATTTACGACAAGGCGGACGCCATCGGCTGCTCGAAGAGCCTGTTCCAGAAAATCGGCCCTGACGAGGAGTACCTTTCCTACCTCCCCTGCTACATCGCCCCCGCGTAAGCCTATAAAAACGTGACACATTTCTCTTTcgactgaaatttcaaatctgcAGCCTGGATGAAAACACTCGGCGGCTGTACAAGGCGGGCGAACCCGACTGCGAGCACCCCTCGAAGGTGTACCCTGGACTGTGCACGACTCCTCAGGTCAACAAAAAAAGCGTCGACCCGTGCACGCAGCCCGACTTCAGGAAACAATTCCGCAAACTGTGCAAGAACCGCTTCTTCACCGACTTCTGCTCCGGTTTGTgtttcctgattttattttggcgcgtttttaatttaaaaattttcaggcgTTCCGTCCTGGCTGATTTGGGTGGCGATCGCGATGGGCGGAACGCTTTCCTCGACGCTGTTCGCCGCGCTGGCCATCGTCTACTGGGACTACATCGTCTACCTCTTCCAATCGGCCGTCGCCCTCCTCGTGGTCGCCtgacaattaatttcttacaaaaaaaaaggttttaaattggagggaattatcaaaataaaataattcaagtttAAAACACATCTCAccaactgaaattttataaatttagcgtaaataataaaattttaactgtgtTTCGGTAGTAAACAACTTATTGTAGCCATCACGTTTCTGAGTTTTATCGTACCGGTTTAAAACGGCATGGCTAAAACCGGTTTTTAACCAGTTTTAACCgggtttgattaatttaaacccGGTTTTAACCAGTTTAATCCAGCCCGCTgggtttttcgaaaaaaatggttttttctGAACCGTGTATAGCCAATtcaatccattttttttaaattttttaataatccgAAAAATGTAGAGTTGCGATTTTTTATTACGTTgaaatatacaataaaatttatatgtcACAAAAATTCctcactttaaaaaaacccATTTATGCCCGGCCAAAAATTGCgagcaaattaaatgagaaCAAAGTGCTGGGAGTGAGGAAAAGAAGCGTCTTGTCTTTGGATGAGGATCTGCACGCGGCGTGAATGGGCTCGGGGGTGGGGGCCGGGGGCGGCAGGTGGCGGTCTCCCCTCCTCGGCGTGcgtgccggccggccggccggcgtctCTTCTCGCTCTGCGGCTCGAAATTCAGTTTCAAAGCGGCGATGGAGGAGAACGGGCGCGCGGTGGAGCTGCTGCAGGAGGCGCTGCAGACGCTGCAGAACGAGGCCAACGCGGCCGGCGGCGCCGCGGGGCCCCGCGGCCACAACGGCGTGGCGTCGACGCGCGCCGAACTGCGCTCGCTGCACTTGTGGCGCGCCATCATCGCCGAGTGCGTCGGCGCCTTCCTCTTCGTGCTGCTCGTGTGCGGCGCCGCCGCCCACCACGCCGACGCCACGGCCCTCGCCatcggcgccgccgccgccgcactcgTCCTCTGCTTCGACGCCGTCTccggtaattaatttttttatttttttaaaaaaattaaaaaattgaaaaaaaaattcttagaatttatgaaaaaaaatctactataatttatttaaactcttCAAACCCAGTTGTTACTAGTTTAACCTccggtaattaatttatgtaatttataaaaaataaataaactgtttttttaattttctttgagtttattttattttaattcaatttaatttgtaaatttccgAGCCGTAATTTTGCTCCGTTGGCATTCGGTTGGACGCGTTTAGAAATGACgtctttgtttgtttattttttgcggcTGCGCTGGCTctcattggatttttttttgtccgACATCCTCTGCGATTGAGGGCCGGAAGTGGCTGCTGCTTGCTGCTCTCTATTTGTTTCTCAAGCCCCCGGCCACCGATTGTGTTGCAGGCGCACACCTGAGCCCGGCGGTGACCTTCGCCCTGGCAGCAACCAGAAACATTTCGCCCATCAGGGCCGTCATGTTCATCGCCGCGCAGTGCGGCGGCGGAATCGCCGGCGCCGCCCTCCTCTACGGGTCagtcttatttaatttaaaataattaattttgtgtcgCGCCGTCGCGTCACAACAATTCATCTCGTCAAATTGTGGCCAATTAATTCCGAGAGCGACgcctcgtttttttttattttttaaatttattcccacGAGAATCCCTGACGCATTCTTCCCTGCCAAAAGCGAGCAGATCGGCCCTTTTGTGTTTCAATCTGCCGTCTCTCGAGGCTTCAAAACCTTTTTCTGTTCCTATCGGGGAAATAAATCTGGAGTTTTATTTGCGGCCGGCGGCTACAAACGGTTTCCCGCCGGCAGATGCTGCGCCGAGCATCCCTTTCTTATATTCTTGCCGCGTTCATCccctaattttaatattttccatccGAAATTTCGCGAATCGAAGCACCTGCGAGCGGCAAGTGCGGTTTTTCCCTCGGGATCGCACGCAGGGGTGATTTTCGGCTTTGTTTCTCGCTCCCCTGGCGCGACAGATTGTCTCAATGACGCACAATAGGGGCCAATTACGCTACCCCTTTGTCCGCGTCCGCCGCCCCTCGCAGCCTGTTGCTCCCATTCAACACTTTGCGCCGATTCCAAAGCCAAATGTTTCATCCACTGCGATCCAGTTTTAACAATGTTGCGGTTgattcttcattttttattgaataatccaaattaattgcttcaagGGGAGAAAAGTTACGAAATTTTCTTTCGAGTCTTGAAagtacttttaaaaatatttgagcaatgataaattattgttgggCAACCAGGGATAAAAAAACACCAGCTTTGACAGCTAAAAGAAATTCGTTTATCTTGAAATGTGAAAAGGACCCTCTCTGTATGATGTCCAGATCCAGATTGTGCTTTCTTTAAAAAGACTATTACCAGCAAAGGCCGATTCGGCACGcacatgtgtgtgtgagcTTCGGAAACAGCGGGAAAGTGCGTGCCGCGCCCCCCTTTGATGGTTATTGCCAGTTTTCTGCGAAATTTCCAGCGTTAGGCCATGTTTTTTCACACGATATGGatcctctcgttgagatctatCTGCCAGTGTGACTTTTTCTTTGGGAAAATGcgaaaattgagttaaaatcgccattgaaaatttatttttgaactgtACATGTGTCTtatttgtctgaaaatttcaactgaccGTTAGACAAcctttttaaagagaaattcccTTTTTGGACAGATCGCTGTTTAAAATAACCAATTTAATGTACCAAAAATATCCGAGTTTGTGGATTTGAAGGACCAGATGCCGCGCGTTTCTCCCTTTTTGCTCTGCGCCCGTGTGTCTTTCTTTTCTCGCAAGAGTGGATGCGCCGCTAAGGAgggaagaatttttatcccGAACATGTGCTCATCGGCGGGACAGGGACAAAGGGAAAATTTGAGATGCGGATGCTCAGGGCAGCTGCACCTTCCTCCCCCGAGGAGCAGCCCCAATTAAGAGGCGGCAGCACGTCCCTTGGAAAGCGGCTGCACGTGCCGGCGCATCACCTTGCCTCGCAGGAAGTCTCAAAATctttgacattttatttttaaatcactcccgagataaaataaattcattcgaAGCGAGTTGAATTGGCGAATTGGTCTCGTTGCTCCTTCGTAATTGGGGTTAAAACACACGCAGAGGCTCGGCTCGGGAGGAATATATTGTTTCTAATGCACGTGCTGCCCGCCCGACGGACCGGAGAAGAGGCAGGCTGTTGCATCTGCCTGCCGTTTTTTTACTTTGGGTCGggggagcagagcagagcagagagggGAAGAGAAGAGCAACAGC
It encodes:
- the LOC135935104 gene encoding uncharacterized protein LOC135935104 produces the protein MAEMRLLAIVAAFLYLAKGCQGMDCFRSESSNLMCFEENACNSTTLRLVSSGSSELEDRAFLHFYNKLRQMVALGKVPGHPPARNMLQLVWVKEFQRHMLRLAQQCMDPAAVRAAANNIHGFNSVQNDAQVVAGLYAHPLEQDDAMQPLDDLMDGVFRLAVCENRFPLSAIRCFDHDHFANAHDDAWLSHWAMVIYDKADAIGCSKSLFQKIGPDEEYLSYLPCYIAPALDENTRRLYKAGEPDCEHPSKVYPGLCTTPQVNKKSVDPCTQPDFRKQFRKLCKNRFFTDFCSGVPSWLIWVAIAMGGTLSSTLFAALAIVYWDYIVYLFQSAVALLVVA